A stretch of Corallococcus silvisoli DNA encodes these proteins:
- a CDS encoding electron transfer flavoprotein subunit beta/FixA family protein — MKILVTAKRVEDPESKIKVKPDGSDIVKEGLKYKINPFDEIGVEEGLRLAAKHTGEVVVVSIGGKEVQEQLRHALAMGANRAIWVNHTGPLDQLGIAGLLQKVAEKEKPDIVLLGKQSIDDDQNQVGQYLAEFLGWGQATFASKVESLESEQEKGKVPAVVLSADKKSVQVVREVDNGLATLEVQLPAVVTTDLRLNQPRYASLPGIMKAKSKPIEELTPAGLGVDVAPKIQVLKLASPPARKAGIKVPDVATLVEKLHNEAKVV, encoded by the coding sequence GTGAAGATTCTCGTCACCGCCAAGCGCGTGGAAGATCCCGAGTCGAAGATCAAGGTGAAGCCGGACGGCTCGGACATCGTGAAGGAGGGGTTGAAGTACAAGATCAACCCCTTCGATGAAATCGGCGTGGAGGAAGGCCTGCGCCTCGCGGCGAAGCACACCGGCGAGGTGGTGGTGGTCTCCATCGGCGGCAAGGAGGTGCAGGAGCAGCTGCGCCACGCGCTGGCCATGGGCGCCAACCGCGCCATCTGGGTGAACCACACGGGCCCGTTGGATCAGCTGGGCATCGCGGGCCTGCTCCAGAAGGTCGCGGAGAAGGAGAAGCCGGACATCGTCCTCTTGGGCAAGCAGTCCATCGACGACGACCAGAACCAGGTGGGGCAGTACCTGGCGGAGTTCCTGGGCTGGGGCCAGGCCACGTTCGCCTCCAAGGTGGAGTCGCTGGAGAGCGAGCAGGAGAAGGGCAAGGTCCCGGCGGTGGTGCTGTCCGCGGACAAGAAGAGCGTGCAGGTGGTGCGTGAAGTGGACAACGGGCTCGCCACCCTGGAGGTCCAGCTGCCCGCGGTCGTCACCACGGACCTGCGCCTGAACCAGCCGCGCTACGCCAGCCTCCCGGGCATCATGAAGGCGAAGAGCAAGCCCATCGAGGAGCTGACCCCGGCGGGCCTGGGCGTGGACGTGGCCCCGAAGATCCAGGTGCTGAAGCTGGCGTCGCCTCCGGCGCGCAAGGCGGGCATCAAGGTCCCGGACGTGGCCACCCTGGTGGAGAAGCTGCACAACGAGGCGAAGGTCGTCTGA
- a CDS encoding cytochrome c oxidase assembly factor Coa1 family protein produces the protein MPPTMPEGEYAPAPRQGWWNRNWKWAVPVGCLALLGSCFCFAAIAVGWGYTSFKDMGAYTDAVAQAQEDPHVQQALGGTFKSGFPSDTRVSTSNGHTHAEFTVPLDGPKADGTLHAVADKDGGDWTFRTLYVQLQDGSRIDLLDTGEAPPAVPETPHELEPDDQAPDEGEPQAPEAAPPPARKKPGHDNDIDL, from the coding sequence ATGCCGCCGACGATGCCCGAGGGTGAGTACGCCCCCGCACCCCGCCAGGGATGGTGGAACCGCAACTGGAAGTGGGCGGTGCCCGTGGGGTGCCTCGCGCTCCTGGGCTCGTGCTTCTGCTTCGCCGCCATCGCCGTGGGCTGGGGCTACACGTCCTTCAAGGACATGGGCGCGTACACGGACGCCGTCGCCCAGGCCCAGGAGGATCCGCACGTGCAGCAGGCGCTGGGCGGCACCTTCAAGTCGGGCTTCCCCAGCGACACCCGGGTGAGCACCTCCAACGGGCACACCCACGCGGAGTTCACCGTCCCCCTGGATGGCCCCAAGGCGGACGGCACCCTGCACGCCGTGGCCGACAAGGACGGCGGGGACTGGACCTTCCGCACCCTCTACGTCCAGCTCCAGGATGGCAGCCGCATCGACCTGCTCGACACGGGCGAGGCGCCGCCCGCCGTGCCGGAGACACCCCACGAGCTGGAGCCCGACGACCAGGCGCCGGACGAGGGCGAGCCCCAGGCCCCCGAAGCCGCGCCGCCGCCCGCGCGCAAGAAGCCCGGGCACGACAACGACATCGACCTGTAG
- a CDS encoding GNAT family N-acetyltransferase: protein MPSGGVSTAELADLLAALPFGHRLWVRGMGRCLYPLLRSGDAVRLLRCGPERLARGDVALMRHGPRLAAQVVLSTHPWVTEALLGGSDVAGGELVGRIIALKRGRWVVRLPRPTRPALFLTQRALSGVWTKPESRAVFRHLRDLFSGWTKPLRRHFVGPMEIRLVRPDDLDALLAFATERLVVSGTFLRRQLRDRWGLPPERRVGAAAGAFDAQGRLYGFAWADDYHQEGLALDGFWVRSLVVAPRVRRMGVASGLVRCLLEEMKRQGADRLHADIDEDNTASLRTFSGLDFRPAPDTLTTATNQQWDAAGGSKRLVVLVRALQG, encoded by the coding sequence ATGCCCTCTGGTGGCGTCTCGACGGCCGAGCTCGCGGACCTGCTTGCGGCGCTGCCCTTCGGCCACCGGCTGTGGGTGCGCGGCATGGGGCGGTGTCTCTATCCCCTCCTGCGCAGCGGGGACGCGGTGCGGCTGCTGCGCTGCGGGCCGGAGCGGCTGGCGCGCGGGGACGTGGCGTTGATGCGGCACGGGCCCCGGCTGGCCGCGCAGGTGGTGCTGTCCACGCACCCCTGGGTGACGGAGGCGCTCCTGGGGGGCAGCGACGTGGCGGGAGGAGAGCTGGTGGGGCGCATCATCGCGCTGAAGCGGGGGCGCTGGGTGGTGCGGCTGCCCCGGCCCACCCGGCCGGCCCTGTTCCTGACCCAGCGGGCCCTGTCCGGCGTGTGGACGAAGCCCGAGTCCCGCGCGGTGTTCCGCCACCTGCGAGACCTGTTCTCCGGCTGGACGAAGCCGCTGCGCCGCCACTTCGTGGGCCCCATGGAGATCCGCCTGGTGCGCCCGGATGACCTGGACGCGCTGCTCGCCTTCGCCACGGAGCGGCTGGTGGTGTCCGGCACCTTCCTGCGCCGCCAGCTGCGCGACCGGTGGGGCCTGCCCCCGGAGCGGCGGGTGGGGGCGGCGGCGGGGGCCTTCGACGCGCAGGGGCGCCTGTACGGCTTCGCCTGGGCGGACGACTACCATCAGGAGGGCCTGGCCCTGGACGGCTTCTGGGTGCGCTCGCTGGTGGTGGCCCCTCGGGTGCGCCGCATGGGGGTGGCCAGCGGCCTGGTGCGCTGCCTGTTGGAGGAGATGAAACGGCAGGGGGCGGACCGCCTCCACGCCGACATCGACGAGGACAACACGGCCTCCCTCCGGACCTTCTCGGGCCTCGACTTTCGTCCCGCGCCGGACACGCTGACCACCGCGACCAACCAGCAGTGGGACGCGGCGGGGGGGAGCAAGCGCCTGGTCGTGCTGGTGCGCGCGCTCCAGGGGTGA
- a CDS encoding electron transfer flavoprotein subunit alpha/FixB family protein: MSIVLIVAEQQPDGNLRKASLNAIAAGKQLADKAGAELHLVLLSKDPSKLAGELAGTGAKVIHTAAAPEFEHYLAEVQAPVVAGLAQELNASFVGAASTAQGKDLLPRVAARLKAAMATDITAINGAGADITFTRPMWAGNVFAEVKLTTPVQVVSIRATEFTPAAAGGAAAEVKSFQPKLEASKTKFVSFNEVKSARPELTEARVVVSGGRGTKGDFKEVEALADLLGAAVGASRAVCDAGWVPNDYQVGQTGKVVAPQLYIAAGISGAIQHLAGMKSSKTIVAINKDPEAPIFQVADYGLVDDLFKVLPALREGIQKLK, from the coding sequence ATGTCCATCGTCCTCATCGTCGCCGAGCAGCAGCCGGACGGAAACCTGCGCAAGGCCTCCCTCAACGCCATCGCCGCGGGCAAGCAGCTGGCGGACAAGGCCGGCGCGGAGCTGCACCTCGTCCTCCTGTCCAAGGACCCGTCGAAGCTCGCCGGGGAGCTGGCGGGCACCGGCGCCAAGGTCATCCACACCGCCGCCGCGCCGGAGTTCGAGCACTACCTGGCGGAGGTCCAGGCCCCCGTCGTCGCGGGGCTCGCGCAGGAGCTGAACGCCTCCTTCGTGGGCGCGGCCTCCACGGCGCAGGGCAAGGACCTGCTGCCGCGCGTCGCCGCCCGGCTGAAGGCCGCCATGGCCACCGACATCACCGCCATCAACGGCGCTGGCGCGGACATCACCTTCACGCGCCCCATGTGGGCCGGCAACGTGTTCGCCGAGGTGAAGCTGACCACGCCGGTGCAGGTCGTCAGCATCCGCGCCACGGAGTTCACCCCGGCCGCCGCCGGTGGCGCCGCCGCGGAGGTGAAGTCCTTCCAGCCGAAGCTGGAGGCCTCCAAGACGAAGTTCGTCAGCTTCAACGAGGTGAAGAGCGCGCGTCCGGAGCTGACCGAGGCCCGCGTGGTGGTGTCCGGCGGTCGCGGCACCAAGGGTGACTTCAAGGAGGTCGAGGCGCTGGCGGACCTGCTGGGCGCCGCGGTGGGCGCGTCCCGCGCGGTGTGCGACGCGGGTTGGGTGCCCAACGACTACCAGGTCGGCCAGACGGGCAAGGTCGTCGCGCCGCAGCTGTACATCGCCGCGGGCATCAGCGGCGCCATCCAGCACCTGGCGGGCATGAAGTCCTCGAAGACCATCGTCGCCATCAACAAGGATCCGGAGGCGCCCATCTTCCAGGTGGCCGACTACGGCCTCGTGGACGACCTCTTCAAGGTCCTGCCCGCGCTGCGCGAGGGCATCCAGAAGCTGAAGTAG